The proteins below are encoded in one region of Paenisporosarcina cavernae:
- the fumC gene encoding class II fumarate hydratase → MARIERDSIGEIEVADEAMWGAQTQRSLQNFKIGVEKMPLELIEAFAQLKKAAAIANEKLANLEAEKRQAIVRAADDIIAGKWENEFPLAVWQTGSGTQTNMNVNEVIARIGNRYLEEQGYELRLHPNDDVNRSQSSNDTYPTAMHIAAVKQIETSLKPALKQMKGTLSELSNRYASILKIGRTHLQDATPLTLGQEISGWEHMVATTETMVMESLDHVLDLAIGGTAVGTGINAHKDFGATVAAELKNATGYSFRSSENKFHALTSHDQLTYVHGALKALAANLMKIANDVRWLASGPRSGIGEITIPANEPGSSIMPGKVNPTQSEALTMVAVQVMGNDAAIGFAASQGNFELNVFKPVIYYNFWQSVRLLADGMNSFHDNCLVGLEPNTEALDNHLKNSLMLVTSLNPYIGYEKAAKIAKTAHEQGTTLREAALASGWVTEEQFNEWVDPAKMIGQ, encoded by the coding sequence ATGGCACGTATAGAACGAGATTCCATTGGTGAAATTGAAGTAGCAGATGAGGCGATGTGGGGTGCGCAAACACAGCGCAGCTTGCAAAATTTTAAAATAGGTGTCGAAAAAATGCCTTTGGAACTGATTGAGGCATTTGCACAGTTGAAAAAAGCAGCGGCGATTGCGAATGAAAAGCTGGCGAATTTAGAAGCAGAAAAACGACAAGCGATCGTTCGAGCAGCAGATGACATTATCGCGGGGAAATGGGAAAACGAATTCCCATTAGCGGTTTGGCAAACAGGAAGTGGAACGCAAACGAATATGAATGTAAATGAAGTTATTGCGCGGATTGGCAATCGCTATTTAGAAGAACAAGGATACGAATTGCGTTTACATCCAAATGATGACGTAAACCGTTCCCAAAGTTCTAATGACACGTACCCAACGGCGATGCATATTGCAGCGGTGAAACAAATTGAAACGTCTTTAAAACCTGCATTAAAACAAATGAAAGGCACATTAAGCGAATTGTCGAATCGCTATGCGTCCATTTTGAAAATTGGTCGAACGCATCTCCAAGACGCAACACCTCTTACGCTTGGACAAGAAATTAGTGGATGGGAGCACATGGTGGCAACCACCGAAACAATGGTGATGGAAAGTTTAGACCACGTGCTTGATTTAGCCATTGGTGGAACTGCAGTTGGAACGGGTATAAATGCGCATAAAGATTTTGGCGCAACCGTCGCAGCGGAATTAAAAAACGCAACAGGCTATTCATTCCGCTCATCCGAAAATAAATTTCATGCATTAACGAGTCATGATCAGCTAACGTATGTCCACGGAGCATTAAAAGCATTAGCAGCAAACTTGATGAAAATCGCTAATGACGTTCGCTGGTTAGCAAGTGGTCCGCGTAGTGGAATCGGCGAAATCACCATTCCTGCGAATGAACCAGGAAGTTCCATTATGCCAGGGAAAGTAAATCCAACTCAATCAGAGGCACTTACAATGGTTGCTGTGCAAGTGATGGGAAATGATGCGGCAATCGGTTTTGCGGCAAGCCAAGGAAACTTCGAGTTAAATGTATTTAAACCAGTGATTTACTATAATTTCTGGCAATCCGTGCGTCTATTAGCTGACGGGATGAATAGTTTCCACGACAACTGTTTAGTCGGTTTAGAGCCGAATACCGAAGCACTAGACAATCATTTGAAAAATTCTTTAATGCTTGTTACTTCGCTAAATCCTTACATTGGATACGAAAAAGCAGCGAAAATCGCGAAAACGGCACATGAACAAGGCACTACTTTACGGGAAGCCGCGTTAGCAAGTGGCTGGGTGACGGAAGAACAATTTAATGAATGGGTGGACCCAGCAAAAATGATTGGTCAGTAA
- a CDS encoding flavodoxin family protein, whose protein sequence is MIVIYGSSREKSNTEFLTEIGLEGKEVTRIHLREHTIFPIEDQRHEPTGFDRVDDSFDEVMQELMKHDEMVLATPIYWYGMSGLMKNFVDRWSQAMRDEKYEALREKIGQKKLYVVAVGGDNPRLKGLPLIQQFQYICDYFGMTFADYVIGKAGKPGDIEQDARAISDMKFMAQNWR, encoded by the coding sequence ATGATCGTTATTTACGGTAGTTCTAGAGAGAAAAGTAACACGGAGTTTCTAACGGAAATAGGGTTAGAAGGAAAAGAAGTGACACGGATCCATTTGAGGGAACATACCATATTTCCGATTGAAGATCAGCGGCATGAACCTACTGGATTTGACCGAGTTGACGATTCGTTCGATGAGGTCATGCAAGAATTGATGAAGCACGACGAAATGGTGCTCGCTACACCAATCTATTGGTACGGGATGTCAGGTCTCATGAAAAACTTTGTTGATCGCTGGTCGCAAGCAATGCGCGATGAAAAATATGAAGCACTGCGAGAAAAAATAGGTCAAAAAAAGCTGTACGTAGTGGCAGTCGGTGGGGATAATCCGCGATTAAAGGGGCTACCTCTAATTCAACAATTTCAGTATATTTGCGACTACTTTGGTATGACGTTTGCAGATTATGTCATTGGAAAAGCTGGTAAACCGGGTGATATAGAACAGGATGC